The Legionella sp. PATHC032 genome has a window encoding:
- a CDS encoding amino acid permease — MINSKLIGGILLIVGTSIGGGMLALPVSTAEVGFANSLFFLFFCWLVMTAGALLILEVNLRLPAGSNMISMAKSTLGLPGQVIAWITYLLLLYTLLAAYISGGSDVFSSLLHKVHIDLPNWITSVIFTAMFSLIVYSGIRSVDYVNRGLMFGKLGVYILLVIIISPHVSTVGLTGGSAKAFTGTLMILVTSFGFASIVPSLRDYFNDDIRSLRRVILFGSLIPLFCYIVWDAVIMGVISREGENGLLSLMNSEHATSGLTEALSQSVSNQWISGFFGFFTSICMVTAFLGVSLGLFDFLADGLKLKKSGNQGKYTLALTFIPPLAVVLFNPGIYLHALSYAGVCCVILLLLLPAIMAWKGRQTCSLSPSDTHLVPGGNPALGFIGFIAIGLLIIAIMY; from the coding sequence GTGATCAATTCAAAATTAATTGGCGGTATATTACTCATAGTAGGCACTTCGATTGGTGGTGGGATGCTAGCGCTACCTGTCTCTACAGCCGAGGTGGGATTTGCTAACTCATTATTTTTCCTGTTTTTTTGCTGGTTGGTGATGACCGCAGGAGCTTTGTTAATTCTTGAGGTAAATCTACGGCTCCCAGCAGGAAGCAATATGATTTCAATGGCGAAATCAACCCTGGGCCTACCAGGTCAAGTGATTGCATGGATAACCTATCTTCTTCTTCTTTATACGCTCCTGGCAGCCTATATTTCAGGTGGAAGTGATGTATTTAGCAGCCTACTACATAAAGTACACATTGACTTACCGAATTGGATAACGTCTGTAATATTTACTGCCATGTTCAGCCTTATTGTATATAGCGGTATACGCTCTGTAGACTACGTTAATCGTGGACTTATGTTTGGCAAGCTAGGCGTCTATATTTTATTGGTTATCATTATCAGTCCGCATGTATCCACAGTGGGATTAACAGGTGGATCAGCGAAAGCCTTTACTGGTACTCTCATGATCTTGGTTACCTCTTTTGGATTTGCATCCATCGTGCCTAGCTTACGTGATTATTTTAATGATGATATACGTAGCCTGCGTCGGGTTATTTTGTTTGGTTCGCTTATCCCATTATTCTGCTACATCGTCTGGGATGCAGTGATTATGGGTGTTATCTCACGTGAGGGAGAAAATGGTTTATTGTCCTTAATGAACTCGGAGCATGCAACCAGCGGTCTCACTGAAGCACTTAGTCAATCAGTAAGCAATCAGTGGATCAGTGGATTTTTTGGTTTTTTCACTTCTATCTGTATGGTTACCGCATTTCTGGGAGTTTCATTAGGATTATTTGATTTTCTTGCTGATGGATTAAAACTTAAAAAATCTGGTAATCAAGGCAAGTATACGCTGGCTCTCACTTTTATTCCTCCATTGGCAGTAGTGTTGTTTAACCCAGGTATCTACCTGCATGCATTAAGTTATGCTGGGGTTTGTTGTGTCATTTTACTGTTGTTATTACCTGCTATCATGGCATGGAAAGGGAGACAAACCTGTAGCCTATCTCCATCAGACACTCATTTGGTTCCTGGAGGAAATCCAGCTTTAGGCTTTATAGGATTTATTGCCATTGGTTTGCTTATCATTGCGATCATGTATTAA
- a CDS encoding papain-like cysteine protease family protein gives MKIPVQLKNLGGNIPENDIALQVSYFVKSQNEELLPQSDSYISPVSGKIDISFGNNLARNKDVFFAVALQSNNILAQTSTSATQLRDEVPITLEFDYSPLVLSEPDDQIVSPRPLFVYGRLLDKKGKKKLEDVQIIFEATRANDGGLQPIASVRTEAEGYFFIEYPQGSFIDAYARVGLPLRDNPIPIRLDEIRIDGDISHKVFPRNVILVAELIEAEEAVVEKECGCEVLDVHGSKRILEEYSFYSVVRTTEPEILGYVLKEEDEITLDEVLTQHPIRIWEIIDPIFQLPAFSHLANRARVNLPEVTERSINTEITTRTHGRANPAPNPPQDNELAETLKQIKINRSVLNNFLQRETNITKDNIVSLIEMNESYRFKQKMTLGETKPLGRVVLNSENSVDWDLEPTLYQAVSVAHGHLLHYKSEWIADGYSLGDLLYSLPLAPGQKKQMVVFDWERRESATNIQSLEYEESLYNSLSRDRDIFEITKGVIEENIKGKSSATTASASAGIGGVVGGLLFGVSGGVGHSGSTASQNSLRQTSASDLQKIRDRIVQSANAVRSQRSSVIQTVSQGERFEVSSETVANYNHCHAITIQYYEVLRHFKVRQRFAEARECLFVPLLMSQFELNKLLRWRESLQFALLNPNLSKGFDAAERIKNKWIGSNFPGGTFASEKILNASGNFQIKFIIRRPDDKMVEVDDYSKPIYGGQNMIIGYQKKTVEDINEANWQSLIPFLGSDTPKGFYDHHLRDAKNKDEVFHRLLGEKIATAFVGALTFHVADETGNEISSISFDTTLTSKYRKEGVLNVSVRFMGPSQFSRDKVHYIKIRCGMTNVLPDYSSIIVTSGFIRYKTSHYEGFLCRFQSIYDDLSPSDGVTLYAGPSLDELRDPRKEDIALVNSLIDHLNDNLEWYHKAIWQLMSAERRFLLLDGIVLPGNKGLGRSLASLVENELIGIVGNSLVFPVAKGLNLDPNFGASDSLTDYYMVAAGDPVNVSIPTKGVYAEAMMGRCNSCEEKDESRFWRWEESPIPDTPTTINPISTESRRAEPGNLQPVAFPNPMVNIQNAPNAPDPTGLAGTLSLLGKGDSFRDITGLAQNQTNALDALKASFDATKTFGQEAAKLEIQKMMDKRLDNAIKAINNNPNLDPKQKMELTEKALNAYLGAGANTTQPPKDANADKLQEGINKNLDKVNSSKSGEMSVTKPDGTKVNTKFDGGTTSPAIETKIGKGGITPMRQENSNACWATVATMMLRWKDSKNYTIEEVLTKAGAQYLNYYKQKVGLPYTEKQNFITSLGMKGEPLANYTAQNYRDWLVEYGPLWVTTDTDQGKGFSAHALIITGISNDLKSLEVIDPLQGKKLVQSFDEFANAFKELITDSDLLPTTQVVHFLEKIEATEGAPTPADIVKSLNEYNPANSETLVINMVEFNTGISGITNYKDWKTDSSVIHNKRKNAYRDPFGIKHLVLHETAAESGDGFDDSNNETSHMSVKRDASILQFNDLVEFENHGSGMNTTSIGIEFVNRGWLSSSTADGGEGIPAKESSMTAAQKETYKEANGYLWAFWGYGFNIYRVPPSLDQLEKEVELVKWLTRDFPSLLQSISGISIYNLFPSIDDTWLQLVSYAEVKDVWTFKATDIPPEAERTDKNLFVMTTGYEYLEPSYLTDKSGIISHNAFYENHSDGSFLTLYTWLRLEKGKSKTDALDIAKKLMKDHYIRVSLTSDTDKKIILLNVKDGNLV, from the coding sequence ATGAAAATTCCAGTCCAACTCAAAAATCTAGGCGGTAATATCCCAGAAAATGATATTGCTTTGCAAGTTTCATATTTTGTTAAATCTCAGAATGAAGAATTGCTTCCCCAAAGTGACTCTTATATTTCTCCTGTTTCAGGCAAGATTGACATCAGCTTTGGGAATAATCTTGCGCGAAATAAAGATGTTTTCTTTGCTGTTGCATTACAAAGCAACAATATTCTGGCTCAAACCTCAACATCTGCTACTCAATTAAGAGACGAAGTACCCATTACTTTGGAATTTGATTATAGCCCGCTGGTGTTATCAGAGCCTGATGATCAAATTGTTTCTCCCAGACCATTGTTTGTTTATGGGCGCTTGCTTGATAAAAAGGGCAAGAAAAAACTGGAAGATGTTCAAATCATTTTTGAAGCAACACGTGCTAATGATGGAGGTTTACAACCTATCGCAAGCGTAAGAACAGAAGCTGAGGGTTATTTTTTTATTGAGTATCCGCAAGGTAGTTTTATTGATGCCTATGCCCGTGTGGGATTGCCACTTCGTGACAACCCAATCCCTATCCGCCTTGATGAAATCAGGATTGATGGTGACATTTCGCATAAGGTATTTCCTCGCAATGTCATTTTAGTCGCAGAATTAATCGAAGCGGAAGAAGCGGTTGTCGAGAAGGAATGTGGCTGTGAGGTACTGGATGTTCATGGGAGTAAAAGGATTTTGGAGGAATATTCCTTTTATAGCGTGGTGCGCACTACAGAGCCTGAAATATTAGGGTATGTTTTAAAAGAAGAAGATGAAATTACTTTGGATGAAGTATTAACTCAACATCCTATCCGTATTTGGGAGATTATCGATCCTATTTTTCAATTACCCGCATTTAGCCATCTTGCAAATCGTGCAAGAGTAAACTTGCCAGAAGTCACAGAAAGAAGCATCAATACAGAAATAACAACAAGAACTCACGGCCGGGCAAATCCTGCACCTAATCCGCCTCAAGACAATGAACTGGCTGAAACTTTAAAACAAATTAAAATTAATCGCAGCGTGTTAAATAATTTTTTACAAAGAGAAACCAATATCACCAAAGATAACATTGTCAGTCTCATTGAAATGAATGAAAGTTATCGCTTTAAGCAAAAAATGACTTTGGGAGAAACAAAACCTCTGGGAAGAGTCGTATTGAATTCTGAGAATTCCGTGGATTGGGATTTGGAACCCACACTATATCAGGCTGTATCAGTTGCCCATGGGCATTTACTTCATTATAAGTCAGAATGGATTGCCGATGGTTATTCTCTTGGAGATCTCCTTTACAGCTTACCATTGGCTCCAGGCCAAAAGAAACAGATGGTAGTATTTGATTGGGAACGAAGAGAGTCAGCCACCAATATACAATCTTTAGAGTATGAAGAAAGTTTATACAATTCACTTAGCCGCGATAGAGATATCTTTGAAATCACGAAAGGAGTGATTGAAGAAAACATAAAAGGTAAATCGAGTGCAACTACGGCGAGTGCCAGTGCTGGTATTGGAGGGGTGGTGGGTGGTTTACTTTTTGGGGTTTCAGGTGGGGTTGGCCATTCTGGCTCGACTGCCTCTCAAAATAGTCTAAGGCAAACTTCGGCAAGTGACTTGCAAAAAATTAGAGATCGTATTGTTCAATCGGCTAATGCTGTTCGTAGCCAGCGTTCTTCAGTGATTCAAACGGTTTCTCAGGGAGAGCGTTTTGAAGTGTCCTCTGAAACAGTCGCTAACTATAACCATTGCCATGCCATTACGATTCAGTACTATGAGGTATTACGTCATTTTAAAGTGCGTCAGCGTTTTGCAGAAGCGCGCGAATGCTTGTTCGTTCCATTGCTTATGAGTCAATTTGAGTTAAATAAACTATTACGTTGGCGAGAAAGCCTTCAATTCGCCTTATTGAATCCCAATCTATCAAAAGGGTTTGACGCTGCAGAAAGAATTAAAAATAAATGGATCGGTAGCAATTTTCCAGGGGGGACTTTCGCTTCCGAGAAAATTCTTAATGCATCAGGCAACTTCCAGATTAAATTTATCATCCGCAGGCCTGACGATAAGATGGTTGAAGTGGATGATTATTCAAAGCCTATCTATGGTGGCCAGAATATGATTATCGGATATCAGAAAAAAACAGTCGAGGATATCAACGAAGCAAACTGGCAAAGTTTAATTCCTTTTCTGGGCTCAGATACTCCTAAAGGATTTTATGATCATCATTTAAGAGATGCAAAAAACAAGGATGAAGTATTTCATCGATTGCTTGGAGAGAAAATTGCAACGGCATTTGTTGGTGCGCTCACTTTTCATGTTGCGGATGAGACAGGTAATGAAATTTCCTCAATCTCTTTTGATACAACCCTGACTTCAAAATATAGAAAAGAAGGTGTTTTAAATGTTTCTGTGCGGTTTATGGGACCTTCCCAATTTAGCAGAGACAAAGTGCATTATATTAAAATTCGTTGTGGTATGACCAATGTGTTACCCGATTATTCATCAATTATCGTTACTTCAGGATTTATAAGATACAAGACGTCTCATTATGAAGGTTTTTTATGTCGTTTCCAAAGTATTTATGACGATTTATCTCCTAGCGATGGTGTAACGCTTTATGCTGGTCCTTCACTTGATGAATTACGTGATCCAAGAAAAGAAGATATTGCTCTGGTAAATTCGCTGATTGACCATTTAAACGATAATTTGGAATGGTATCACAAAGCGATCTGGCAACTGATGTCTGCCGAAAGAAGGTTTTTACTTCTGGATGGTATCGTATTGCCCGGTAATAAAGGGTTAGGCAGAAGCCTGGCATCGCTGGTGGAAAATGAGCTAATTGGTATTGTAGGTAATAGCCTGGTTTTTCCTGTGGCAAAAGGATTAAATCTGGATCCTAATTTTGGTGCTTCGGATTCTCTGACCGATTACTATATGGTGGCTGCTGGTGATCCTGTCAATGTTTCAATCCCAACGAAAGGTGTCTATGCCGAGGCGATGATGGGGCGTTGTAATTCTTGTGAAGAAAAAGATGAAAGTCGCTTCTGGCGTTGGGAAGAGTCTCCTATACCCGACACTCCAACAACAATCAATCCGATCAGTACCGAGAGTCGAAGAGCGGAACCTGGTAATTTACAACCTGTGGCTTTTCCCAATCCAATGGTTAATATTCAAAATGCACCAAATGCGCCTGATCCCACTGGTTTGGCAGGAACACTTTCTTTATTGGGTAAAGGAGACTCATTCAGAGATATTACAGGCCTTGCTCAAAATCAAACCAACGCGTTGGATGCTTTGAAAGCATCCTTTGATGCGACCAAAACATTTGGGCAAGAGGCGGCGAAATTGGAAATTCAAAAAATGATGGATAAACGATTAGACAATGCGATTAAAGCGATTAATAACAATCCCAATCTGGATCCAAAACAAAAAATGGAGCTCACAGAAAAGGCATTAAATGCTTATCTTGGCGCAGGAGCCAATACAACGCAGCCACCGAAAGATGCCAATGCTGACAAGTTGCAGGAAGGCATTAATAAAAATCTGGATAAAGTGAACAGCAGCAAGAGTGGCGAGATGTCTGTAACAAAACCGGATGGAACCAAAGTCAATACAAAATTTGACGGGGGTACCACGTCTCCAGCTATTGAAACCAAAATAGGTAAAGGCGGCATTACCCCTATGAGGCAAGAAAACAGCAATGCCTGTTGGGCAACAGTCGCTACCATGATGTTGCGGTGGAAAGACAGCAAGAATTATACAATTGAGGAAGTTTTAACGAAAGCAGGAGCTCAATACCTTAATTATTACAAGCAAAAGGTTGGCTTGCCGTATACAGAAAAACAGAATTTTATTACCTCTTTAGGCATGAAAGGAGAGCCCTTAGCCAATTATACAGCACAAAATTACCGTGATTGGTTAGTTGAGTATGGGCCATTATGGGTCACAACAGATACCGATCAAGGGAAAGGTTTTTCAGCACATGCTTTGATTATTACTGGTATTAGCAATGACTTAAAATCCCTGGAAGTTATCGATCCCTTACAAGGTAAAAAGCTTGTTCAATCTTTCGATGAATTTGCCAATGCATTTAAGGAGCTTATTACAGACAGTGATCTTTTGCCAACAACGCAAGTGGTTCATTTCCTGGAGAAAATTGAGGCAACAGAGGGGGCTCCAACTCCTGCTGATATTGTTAAAAGTTTAAATGAATACAATCCCGCTAACTCAGAAACCCTGGTAATTAATATGGTTGAATTCAATACGGGTATTTCAGGGATAACCAATTACAAAGATTGGAAAACAGACAGTTCCGTGATACACAACAAGCGTAAAAATGCTTACAGAGATCCTTTTGGTATTAAGCACCTCGTGCTTCACGAAACAGCGGCTGAAAGCGGTGATGGCTTTGATGATTCCAATAACGAAACCTCACATATGTCAGTTAAAAGAGATGCAAGCATTTTACAATTTAATGACTTGGTCGAGTTTGAAAATCATGGTTCAGGTATGAATACAACCAGTATTGGCATAGAGTTTGTGAATCGTGGATGGCTATCTTCTTCCACAGCTGATGGTGGTGAAGGGATACCTGCGAAAGAATCCAGCATGACTGCAGCACAAAAAGAAACCTACAAAGAGGCTAATGGGTATTTATGGGCGTTTTGGGGATATGGCTTTAACATTTATCGTGTTCCCCCCTCTCTTGATCAGTTAGAAAAAGAGGTGGAACTTGTGAAGTGGCTCACCAGAGATTTCCCTTCCTTATTGCAATCCATCAGCGGTATTTCTATTTATAACCTCTTCCCCTCAATTGACGATACCTGGTTACAGCTTGTTTCCTATGCTGAAGTGAAAGATGTATGGACTTTCAAAGCAACAGATATACCTCCTGAGGCAGAAAGGACTGATAAGAATCTCTTTGTTATGACAACAGGTTATGAGTATCTGGAGCCCAGTTACTTAACAGATAAGAGTGGTATTATTTCACATAATGCTTTTTACGAGAATCACAGCGATGGTTCGTTCCTAACATTATATACCTGGCTGCGTTTGGAGAAAGGAAAATCAAAAACGGATGCATTGGATATTGCCAAGAAACTGATGAAGGATCATTACATCCGTGTTTCTTTAACTAGTGATACCGACAAGAAAATAATTTTGCTAAATGTTAAGGATGGTAATTTGGTTTGA
- a CDS encoding efflux RND transporter periplasmic adaptor subunit, with the protein MSKKAIAISIVIALFFITAIWFAYNFVKQEENQNWLTLYGNIDIRDVSLSFRVSGRILSMDVDEGAHVKKGQVLAKLDKDTFIANLEMAKAQLEQAIANQKNASRTYKRREQLVDNGAVSKALFDDAVAMKDSSSAEVSVAKANLEKAQISLNDTEIHAPTHGTILTRIQEPGAIVNIAEPVYTLAIDNPVWVRTYIDEPFLGKIYPGQEALVYTDSNPEKPYKGHIGFISPQAEFTPKIVETTQLRTDLVYRIRVVIDQPDNGLRQGMPVTVKIHLKANS; encoded by the coding sequence ATGAGTAAAAAAGCGATAGCAATAAGTATCGTCATCGCACTTTTTTTCATTACTGCAATTTGGTTTGCGTACAACTTTGTCAAACAAGAAGAAAATCAAAATTGGCTCACCCTTTACGGAAACATTGATATACGTGACGTTTCATTATCTTTTCGTGTCTCAGGGCGTATTCTGTCTATGGATGTTGATGAAGGTGCTCATGTTAAGAAGGGTCAAGTACTCGCAAAGCTTGATAAAGATACTTTTATAGCCAATCTGGAAATGGCGAAAGCCCAATTGGAACAAGCCATTGCCAATCAAAAAAATGCAAGCAGAACTTATAAAAGACGTGAACAACTGGTAGACAACGGGGCTGTTTCAAAAGCTCTTTTCGATGATGCCGTTGCGATGAAAGATTCGAGTAGTGCGGAAGTTTCTGTGGCTAAAGCGAATCTTGAGAAAGCTCAAATATCACTGAACGATACGGAAATTCATGCTCCTACTCATGGGACGATACTGACCAGAATTCAGGAACCAGGAGCTATTGTTAATATTGCGGAGCCAGTTTATACATTGGCTATTGATAATCCGGTATGGGTAAGGACTTACATTGATGAACCTTTTTTGGGTAAAATTTATCCGGGACAGGAGGCTTTGGTTTACACGGATTCCAATCCGGAAAAACCCTATAAGGGGCATATTGGTTTTATTTCCCCACAGGCAGAATTCACACCCAAAATTGTTGAAACAACTCAATTGCGAACGGATCTTGTCTATCGTATAAGAGTAGTTATTGATCAACCTGATAACGGATTAAGACAAGGAATGCCTGTTACTGTGAAAATCCATTTGAAAGCGAATTCATAG
- the cmpA gene encoding C-OmpA-like family protein CmpA, with protein sequence MSRKLANTRILGYGLMICFLAGCFHPPYNNFQPDRRAVKRVGVDTGIGAVAGVIASGTASGTLIGAAAGGTVGLVASIYRDSKRKIIRDLQKQDIQYVEYGDTRTLIIPTDKYFMFSSPRLNEICYPGLNNIIRLLNFYPQSTIYVAGFTDNVGSRSHKRKLSQAQAETMMTFLWANGIAAKRLKAEGYGDKNAISDNAIIHGSAQNRRIEIQWFTSPAQPAQQQVAYVK encoded by the coding sequence ATGTCACGCAAATTAGCCAATACACGAATCCTTGGTTATGGATTAATGATTTGCTTTCTTGCGGGCTGCTTTCATCCTCCTTATAACAATTTTCAACCCGATCGACGCGCTGTTAAAAGAGTGGGAGTAGACACCGGGATTGGCGCAGTAGCTGGAGTAATCGCCAGTGGCACTGCTTCAGGAACGCTTATTGGAGCAGCTGCTGGCGGTACGGTAGGTCTCGTTGCAAGTATCTACAGAGACAGCAAACGCAAAATTATCAGAGACCTGCAAAAACAGGATATTCAGTATGTTGAATATGGAGATACAAGAACGTTAATTATTCCTACAGACAAATATTTCATGTTTAGCAGCCCCCGTCTTAATGAAATATGCTATCCTGGCTTAAACAACATCATCAGACTATTAAATTTTTATCCTCAAAGTACAATTTATGTTGCGGGATTTACTGATAATGTTGGATCACGCAGTCATAAGAGAAAGCTTTCTCAAGCGCAAGCTGAAACAATGATGACTTTTCTCTGGGCTAATGGCATTGCAGCTAAAAGACTAAAAGCAGAGGGTTATGGAGATAAAAATGCGATTTCTGATAATGCTATTATTCATGGCAGCGCTCAGAACAGAAGAATCGAGATCCAGTGGTTTACAAGCCCTGCTCAACCCGCGCAACAACAAGTGGCTTATGTAAAATAA
- a CDS encoding Dam family site-specific DNA-(adenine-N6)-methyltransferase, with amino-acid sequence MVKIRPFLKWAGSKYNCLNEIISSLPTGQRLIEPFAGSGVVFMNASYSSYLLAESNSDLINIYKILQVNGESFIDYCQQYFTPEANCKEKYYELRSEFNNLMDLNQKSAVFLYLNRHGYNGLCRYNSKGKYNVPFGLYEKPYFPRKEMVLFYKKCPSAQFIHSDFRNTFALAEPGDVIYCDPPYVPLTANNQTLPYNQKLFSLEDQIELAELAQETASKGIPVVISNHDTEFTRHHYKKAQIKSFYVPRWISCRSQLRLPVKELIAIFNCPS; translated from the coding sequence ATGGTAAAAATCAGACCTTTTCTGAAATGGGCAGGAAGTAAGTACAATTGTTTAAATGAAATTATCTCGTCTTTACCCACTGGTCAGCGTTTAATTGAGCCATTTGCAGGTTCAGGTGTGGTTTTTATGAATGCCAGCTACTCATCCTATCTACTGGCTGAAAGCAATTCTGACTTGATTAATATTTATAAAATTCTACAAGTAAATGGCGAATCTTTTATAGACTATTGTCAGCAATATTTTACCCCTGAAGCCAATTGCAAAGAAAAATATTATGAACTGCGAAGTGAATTTAATAATTTAATGGATTTAAATCAAAAATCAGCAGTTTTTCTCTATCTTAATCGGCATGGATATAATGGTTTGTGCCGATACAATTCAAAAGGAAAATACAATGTGCCTTTTGGTCTTTACGAAAAACCTTATTTTCCACGTAAGGAAATGGTGCTGTTTTATAAAAAATGCCCTTCGGCCCAGTTCATTCACAGCGATTTTAGAAACACTTTTGCTTTAGCTGAACCTGGGGATGTCATTTACTGTGACCCACCCTATGTGCCACTAACCGCAAACAATCAAACATTACCCTATAACCAAAAATTATTTTCTTTAGAAGATCAAATTGAACTGGCAGAATTAGCCCAGGAAACAGCCTCCAAAGGAATTCCTGTCGTTATATCGAATCATGATACTGAATTTACACGACATCATTACAAAAAAGCACAAATAAAGAGTTTCTATGTGCCGCGCTGGATAAGCTGCAGAAGTCAGTTGCGGCTACCTGTTAAAGAGCTGATTGCGATATTCAACTGTCCATCCTGA
- a CDS encoding amino acid permease, protein MRSRFIGGILLIVGTSIGGGMLALPVANAATGFWQSSLFLLICWAFMTFGAFFILEANLYLSRGKHMVSMAKATLGDYGLLTAWISYLFLLYTLLSAYISGGADVLNSLLSKVNWHLSDWQASSIFTLIFGLVVYGGIHSVDVANRALMLGKLAVYCILVILIAPHIEFHYFQHGDYRHIGGAIMILITSFGFAIIVPNLRDYFDDDIKTLKKVIFIGSLIPLICYIAWDAVIIGSLPSAGSNGLESLMQNPRTTSALASLLTDKVQNTTISALFNFFTSICMLTAFLGVSLCLFSFLADGLKLRERGRHGFGLFVLTFLPPLLIVIYYPGAYIYALRYAGIFCIILLLLLPALMCYFGRKRYKSPFWVPGGKISQFTVIIISVVLLAHEFVALFK, encoded by the coding sequence ATGCGTTCAAGATTTATAGGCGGCATCTTATTGATAGTTGGTACCTCCATTGGCGGTGGAATGTTAGCTCTCCCAGTAGCCAATGCAGCAACCGGTTTTTGGCAATCATCTCTGTTTCTTCTTATCTGCTGGGCCTTTATGACCTTCGGGGCCTTTTTCATCCTGGAAGCAAATCTGTATTTGTCCAGAGGAAAACACATGGTTTCTATGGCTAAGGCAACTCTGGGTGATTATGGATTACTTACTGCCTGGATTAGTTACCTCTTCTTATTGTACACCTTGCTTTCTGCTTACATTTCTGGCGGTGCTGATGTATTGAACAGCCTTTTGTCCAAGGTCAATTGGCATCTCAGTGATTGGCAAGCAAGCTCGATATTTACTTTAATTTTTGGCCTGGTGGTATATGGCGGCATTCATTCTGTCGACGTTGCTAACCGTGCTCTCATGTTAGGTAAATTAGCCGTTTACTGCATACTCGTTATCCTTATTGCCCCGCACATCGAATTTCACTATTTTCAACATGGTGATTATCGGCACATTGGTGGTGCCATTATGATTTTAATTACTTCTTTTGGTTTTGCTATTATCGTGCCAAATCTGAGAGATTATTTTGATGATGACATTAAGACATTAAAAAAAGTCATTTTTATTGGTTCATTAATACCTTTAATATGCTACATAGCATGGGATGCCGTAATTATTGGTTCACTTCCTTCAGCCGGGAGCAATGGACTTGAAAGTCTAATGCAAAATCCGCGTACAACCAGTGCACTAGCCAGTTTGTTAACCGATAAAGTCCAAAACACCACCATCAGTGCTCTCTTTAATTTTTTTACTTCTATTTGTATGTTAACTGCCTTTTTAGGTGTATCACTATGTTTATTCAGTTTTCTTGCCGATGGCTTAAAATTGCGTGAGCGAGGCCGCCATGGATTTGGTTTATTTGTTTTGACTTTTTTGCCGCCTTTACTGATCGTCATTTATTATCCCGGGGCTTATATTTATGCTTTGCGCTACGCCGGTATATTTTGCATCATATTACTACTGTTATTGCCAGCCCTAATGTGTTATTTTGGCAGAAAGCGTTACAAATCACCCTTTTGGGTTCCGGGAGGTAAAATATCACAGTTCACGGTGATTATTATTTCTGTAGTTTTGTTGGCACATGAATTTGTTGCGCTTTTTAAATAA